The genomic window GTTGATGAAGATGACGCCAACCCAGTTGCGAGCCATTTTAGTGAACTGTGGGATATGGCCCATAAACCGGACGTGATTGAACATGTACTGGAGCATGATATTGCGGTCGCTAGCCCACCAGAAGCGGCAAAAACCATTATTCAGTTTAAAGCTGATTTAGCAAAGAAAACCCTTGGTCCACGTGGCCGTGAAGTCCTCAATCGTTTAATGCCGAAAGTGTTTCAAGCGTTATATACCGCTAAGGATGCCGAGTTTGGTTTGTCGCGAGTACTGCATCTACTGCATAAAATCGTTACGCGCACCACTTACCTTGAACTACTCGATGAACACCCTGCCGCGTTGACTCAGTTAGTTCGCCTGTGTACCGCTAGCCCAATGATTTCGGAGCAATTAGGTCGTTACCCTATTCTGTTAGATGAACTCATCGACCCTCAGCAACTCTACAATCCAGTGCCTTTAGAGTCATATAAGACTGAATTGCGTGATTATCTGGCTCGTATCCCGGAAGACGATATGGAGCAACAGATGGAAGGTCTGCGTCAGTTTAAGCAGACTTGTATCTTAAGAATTGCTGCCGCGGATATTGCAGGAGTGTTGCCTGTGATGAAGGTCAGTGATCACCTTACCTATTTGGCCGAGGCGATAGTGGAAGCTGGCGTTAACCAAGCGTGGCTGCAAGTCTCCGCCAAATTTGGTGAGCCAACTCATATTAAAGATCGAGAAGGCCGCGGTTTTGCGGTGGTTGGGTATGGCAAGGTAGGGGGCTGGGAGCTTGGCTACAATTCCGATCTTGATATTGTATTTATGCATGACTGTCCGGTGCACATCTATACTGACGGTAAGAAAGAGATCGATGGCCGTCAATTTTATCTCAGGTTGGCCCAGCGCATTATTCATATTTTCTCAACCAGAACTGCTTCCGGAATTCTGTACGAAGTTGACACTCGCTTGCGTCCTTCAGGAGCATCCGGTTTGTTGGTGAGTCCAACCGAGGCCTTCGATGAGTATCAGCATAAAGAAGCTTGGACATGGGAGCATCAAGCCTTGACTCGTGCTCGAATGATTTATGGCGACGAGCCACTGGTCACCGCGTTTAACAAAACTCGCCATGATATTTTGTGCTTGCCACGTGATGAGGCGACGCTGAAAAAGTCGGTTGTGGATATGCGTGAGAAGATGCGCGGACATTTAGGCGGTAAAAAAGCCGACAGATTCATGCTTAAACAAGATGCGGGTGGGATTACTGATATCGAGTTTTTAGCGCAATATTTAGTCCTTCGATACAGCCACGAAAAACCGAAGCTCACGCGTTGGTGCGACAATGTTCGAATCTTTGGAAGTTTATTATCGCAAGGGATTATGGATGAGCAGCAAGGCATGGCTTTGACTCATGCGTATACGACGTTACGGGATGAAATTCATCATCGAAACTTACTCAATTTGGATGCGGATGTGGCAAACGACAAGTTTGAGAGGGAAAGAGAACATGTCGTGCAAGCATGGAAGCACTGGATGGATATCTCATTAGAGGCTGATGTAGGACACGGCTCCTAACTTTCTGCTTATTTTCTATTGTTTAGCCACTGTAATCAGTGTGCTAGACTCTGGCCAGATTTGATTTTTGGAGATCAATAATGAAACCAATTCTACCTGACTACAGTCAATCAGGTGTTCTTATTGTCGGTGACGTCATGCTTGATCGTTACTGGTATGGCCCAACTGGCCGTATTTCACCAGAAGCTCCTGTACCCGTTGTGAAAGTCGAAAATAACGAAGAGCGTCCTGGGGGAGCTGCCAATGTAGCCATGAATATCGCGTCTCTGGGTGGTCATGCGCATGTTGTGGGTTTAACCGGTAAAGATGAACCAGCCGAAGTGTTAAAAAACACCTTGGGTGCACTAAAGGTGACGTGTGATTTCGTTGAGTTGGACGATTACCCGACGATTACGAAATTGCGAGTGATGAGTCGTGGGCAGCAATTAATTCGCCTTGATTTTGAAGATAAGTTTGAAAATACAGATCCTGAACTTATTTTGTCGCGCATGGAGCAAGCGCTGCCTAATGTTCGTTCAGTTATCCTTTCTGATTACGCAAAAGGTGCTTTGGAGCATGTGCAGAGCTTTATTCAAAAAGCCCGCGCAGCACAAGTGCCGGTATTTATCGATCCGAAAGGCGCAGATTTAGAACGTTACCGTGGCGCGACTCTACTTACGCCAAATATGTCTGAGTTCGAATTAGTCGCTGGAAAGGTGAAATCGGAAGAAGATCTTATCGAGAAAGGCCTAGCTTTGATCGAAAAATATGATTTTGAAGCTTTGTTGGTCACTCGCAGCGAGCATGGAATGACATTACTTCGTAAAGGTCAGGCCCCATTCCATTTACCGACTCAAGCGAAAGAAGTGTATGACGTGACGGGTGCCGGTGATACGGTTATCTCGGTACTGGCAGCTTCCGTTGCTGCGGGTAAGCCGCTGGATGAAGCGTGTGCATTAGCGAACGCTGCTGCTGGTGTGGTTGTTGGTAAGCTTGGCACATCGACGCTGTCTACGATTGAGTTAGCGGAAGCGATTCACGGCAGCAAAGACACCGACTATGGCGTGATCTCGGAAGCGGCATTGGTTGAAGCAGTGAAACGTGCTCGTGCGAAAGGCGAGAAAGTTGTGATGACCAATGGCTGCTTCGATATTTTGCATGCAGGTCATGTCTCTTATATGAATCACGCGGCTGAGTTGGGTGATCGTTTGATCGTAGCCGTGAATACGGATGAGTCAGTGAAGCGTTTGAAAGGCCCGGGGCGTCCTGTGAACCCTACCGATCGCCGTATGGCGGTATTAGCAGGTTTAGGGGCGGTTGATTGGGTTGTCCCATTCTCTGAAGATACACCGCAACGTTTGATCTCTGAGGTATTGCCAAGCATTCTTGTGAAAGGTGGAGATTACAAGCCTGAAGAGATCGCTGGTGGTGCAGAAGTGATTGCTGCGGGTGGCGAAGTGAAAGTGCTTAACTTTGAGGATGGTTGCTCTACCACTGAAATCATCAAGGCGATTAAAGGCGGCCGCGGTTAAGCGCGCAACGTTATGATCGCTAATAAAAATGCCGCTCAATGAGCGGCATTTTTGTAACGGTAACGTGAGTAATTAAGAGTTACTTACTGGCTACTTTTAGACCTGCGTTTACATCCACAATGTCTTGTTCGCTTAGCGTACCAACGGCTTGACGAAGCTGAAGCACACTTAGGATGTAGTTGTAACGAGCATCTGAAAGGTTTTTGTTGGCATCGTATAGACGGCGCGTTGAGTCTAGTACGTCAACGATAGTACGAGTACCTACATCAAACCCCGCCTCTGTTGCTTCTAAAGCCGACTGAGCCGAAACGACAGACTGTTCGTAAGCACGTAGCGCGCCAATCGAAGCTGTGATGTTGTTGTTGAATGCACGTACGTCTTTGACAACGCTACGGTAAGTGGCTTCTAGATCTTCACTTGCTGCAACATAGTTGTATTCAGCTTGTTTGGTCAAAGACGTTGTGTTGCCACCTGTGTATAGAGGAACCACTAAGTTTAAGCCAACGTTTAGGTTGTCTGCATCGTAATCATTAGAGCTGTTTGATTGATCTGCAATAGAGTAGCTACCATCTAACGTTAAGCTTGGTAGGTGGCCAGAGCTCGCGAGAGAGATGTTATCTTTTGCTACGTCTTGAGAGATGCGTGCCGCGAGCAGCCTAAGGTTCTTTTGTTCTGCTTGTTCGACAAGGGCAGAAATGGATTCTGAAGGTTTACTTGCTGAGAAGCGGTCAGTGTCTAGAATGCTTAGGTCAGAGTGTTCTTGACCAGTAATTTCTCGCAGACCTTCGTAGTTATTAATCAGAGTATTCTCCGCTAAAACTTCGTCCGCTAAAACACCATCATACTGAGCTTGCGCATCATGCACATCAGTAATCGCTGAAAGTCCCACTTCAAAGCGCTGTTTTGTTTGTTCTAGTTGGCGAGCAACGGCGGCTTTTTCTGCTCGAACAAACTCTAGGCTATCTTGAGCTCGAAGTACTTCGAAGTATGTGGTAGCAACACGAAGGATCAGGGCCTGTTGTTCTGCAGCATAAGCAGAATCAGCCTGACGAGCTGTTTTCTCTGCGGTATCGAGCGTGAGCCATGAAGAACGTTGGTACAACTCTTGCGAAAAGTAGATCCCTGCTCCCCATTGATTGTTGTCATTATTTGTATCATTTCGCTCACCACGGTTAATGTCGTAGTTAGCTCTTAAGTCAATTTGTGGTAACAAGTCACTGCGATTTGATGTCACTGCTTCAAAAGCAGCATCACGCTGCGCTGCTGAACGAAGAAGTTGTGGATCGTTCTGTTTTGCTTGGTCGTAAACTTCAGCTAGCGTATCAGCAAAAGCTGACGAACTCAGGCTGACAATTGCTGCACTGATAAGTAGTGGAAGCAGTTTTTTCATTTTCCTATTCCTGCCTTTTATGGAATTTTCTTTAAAAGAGTTTAACCCAGTTTGGTGGTAATTCACTCGAAACTTTGCACTTTTTTACATTTAACTGTCCACTTGTGCAATATTTATTTTTTCAGGGCTTAACTTTAATTATAAATTTTATATAAAAAGTTGAACCTTATCCTTGGTAGTTAACTCGGACAATGAGTAAACTATAAAGATCACTGAGTGAGGTGCCAAATGCAACAGTATGACAAGCAACGACATGAGTTTACTCCGCAAGATGTGGAAATCGTCTCAAAAGAGACACTGTTTCGTGGTTTTTTCAAAATGGTTAAATACACATTTAAACATCGACTGTTTGAGGGAGGCTGGAGCCAACCCATAGAACGGGAGATGTTTGAGCGTGGTCATGCTGCCGCTTTGTTACCTTATGACCCTATTCGTGATGAAGTCGTAATCGTTGAACAGATCCGAGTTGGTGCTTTAGAGCACGAAAACCCATGGCAATACGAAATTGTTGCTGGGATTATTGACAGCGATGAATCGCCACAAGAGGTTGCTCGTCGTGAGGCAATGGAAGAAGCCGGGGTTGAAGTCGGATCTGTATTACCTATCACTTCGTATTACCCTTCGTCAGGGGGATGTTCAGAAAAGCTTGACGTTTTTATTGGCTGTGTTGATACAACAACAGCAAAAGGTGTACACGGTTTAGATTACGAAGGTGAAGACATTCGTGTGCAAGTGATGAGTCGTGAAGTCGCGTATCAATTAGTCAAAGACGGTGTGTTTGAAAATGGTGCCACGATCATTGCGTTACAGTGGCTACAATTGAACTACCAAGAATTACAGTCAGAGTGGATCGATTAACGTCATGCCAAATATCGCTGTCAAAAAACCGTATCATGTTGATCTTGCTGAATTGATGCGGGTTTATGAGACGAACTACGCGAAGCTTAATGCTCTGTTACCGGTCGCGCATGAGGTTGGTGACGTTCGCTGTTACCAAGCCGTTAATATGGTGTATCAATTGACAGTGAATGAGGTCACAAAATACACCACTTTAATAGATATATGTCAGAGTGATGCGATGCCAGTGTTTCCTTTGCCAAAAATGTCTGTCAGGCTATATCACGATGCTCGAGTTGCAGAAGTGTGCGCCAGTGGGGATTTTTCGCGAGTCAAAGCGAAATATGACTACCCCAACACTAAGCTTTTGCAGAAAGACGAGAAATTTCAATTGAATAAATTTCTTGGGGAATGGTTAACGTTTTGTTTAAAAACGGGTCTCAGCCGAAGCCCTATTACCTTTTAATTGAGCCTATTTAACAACACTTTTAAAGTCTAAACCGTAACGTATCTGGATTTGTTATTTTGGAATTATCACACACTTCAAAATTTGATGAGAGCACGATTAAGCTTGTTCAGCTAACGGACACGCATTTATTTGCGCCGAGCACAGGCAGCTTATTAAGCATCAA from Vibrio artabrorum includes these protein-coding regions:
- the glnE gene encoding bifunctional [glutamate--ammonia ligase]-adenylyl-L-tyrosine phosphorylase/[glutamate--ammonia-ligase] adenylyltransferase, with product MPLPSQLVIHSQSAFEQLLEHQSEAINAWPEPLIEDLKRVLGLSCFVGDCLQRDTVLSTTLPDMLECEERAEGYRGRLAELLSDCTDEMSGQRVLRQFRNREMTYIAWRDFMGSWKLEQSLNHLSMLAEAMIFETYQWQYDSCCKEWGTPCNEQGEVQPMLIIGMGKLGGGELNFSSDIDLIFTYPENGETQGARRSIANAQFFTRLGQRIIKALDQQTFDGFCYRVDMRLRPFGESGPLVMSYAALEDYYQEQGRDWERYAMVKARVMGSEMYPEYQELRQMLRPFVFRRYIDFSAIQSLRRMKSMISSEVRRRGLSNNIKLGSGGIREVEFIAQVFQLIRGGREPSLRGRGLLETLNAIESLHLLEAEEVGHLREAYLFLRRLENLLQAMADKQTQTLPDGEFEQLQLAVAMQFDDWDSLIGETRTHMANVHTVFEALIGVDEDDANPVASHFSELWDMAHKPDVIEHVLEHDIAVASPPEAAKTIIQFKADLAKKTLGPRGREVLNRLMPKVFQALYTAKDAEFGLSRVLHLLHKIVTRTTYLELLDEHPAALTQLVRLCTASPMISEQLGRYPILLDELIDPQQLYNPVPLESYKTELRDYLARIPEDDMEQQMEGLRQFKQTCILRIAAADIAGVLPVMKVSDHLTYLAEAIVEAGVNQAWLQVSAKFGEPTHIKDREGRGFAVVGYGKVGGWELGYNSDLDIVFMHDCPVHIYTDGKKEIDGRQFYLRLAQRIIHIFSTRTASGILYEVDTRLRPSGASGLLVSPTEAFDEYQHKEAWTWEHQALTRARMIYGDEPLVTAFNKTRHDILCLPRDEATLKKSVVDMREKMRGHLGGKKADRFMLKQDAGGITDIEFLAQYLVLRYSHEKPKLTRWCDNVRIFGSLLSQGIMDEQQGMALTHAYTTLRDEIHHRNLLNLDADVANDKFEREREHVVQAWKHWMDISLEADVGHGS
- the hldE gene encoding bifunctional D-glycero-beta-D-manno-heptose-7-phosphate kinase/D-glycero-beta-D-manno-heptose 1-phosphate adenylyltransferase HldE; translated protein: MKPILPDYSQSGVLIVGDVMLDRYWYGPTGRISPEAPVPVVKVENNEERPGGAANVAMNIASLGGHAHVVGLTGKDEPAEVLKNTLGALKVTCDFVELDDYPTITKLRVMSRGQQLIRLDFEDKFENTDPELILSRMEQALPNVRSVILSDYAKGALEHVQSFIQKARAAQVPVFIDPKGADLERYRGATLLTPNMSEFELVAGKVKSEEDLIEKGLALIEKYDFEALLVTRSEHGMTLLRKGQAPFHLPTQAKEVYDVTGAGDTVISVLAASVAAGKPLDEACALANAAAGVVVGKLGTSTLSTIELAEAIHGSKDTDYGVISEAALVEAVKRARAKGEKVVMTNGCFDILHAGHVSYMNHAAELGDRLIVAVNTDESVKRLKGPGRPVNPTDRRMAVLAGLGAVDWVVPFSEDTPQRLISEVLPSILVKGGDYKPEEIAGGAEVIAAGGEVKVLNFEDGCSTTEIIKAIKGGRG
- the tolC gene encoding outer membrane channel protein TolC; protein product: MKKLLPLLISAAIVSLSSSAFADTLAEVYDQAKQNDPQLLRSAAQRDAAFEAVTSNRSDLLPQIDLRANYDINRGERNDTNNDNNQWGAGIYFSQELYQRSSWLTLDTAEKTARQADSAYAAEQQALILRVATTYFEVLRAQDSLEFVRAEKAAVARQLEQTKQRFEVGLSAITDVHDAQAQYDGVLADEVLAENTLINNYEGLREITGQEHSDLSILDTDRFSASKPSESISALVEQAEQKNLRLLAARISQDVAKDNISLASSGHLPSLTLDGSYSIADQSNSSNDYDADNLNVGLNLVVPLYTGGNTTSLTKQAEYNYVAASEDLEATYRSVVKDVRAFNNNITASIGALRAYEQSVVSAQSALEATEAGFDVGTRTIVDVLDSTRRLYDANKNLSDARYNYILSVLQLRQAVGTLSEQDIVDVNAGLKVASK
- the nudF gene encoding ADP-ribose diphosphatase, producing MQQYDKQRHEFTPQDVEIVSKETLFRGFFKMVKYTFKHRLFEGGWSQPIEREMFERGHAAALLPYDPIRDEVVIVEQIRVGALEHENPWQYEIVAGIIDSDESPQEVARREAMEEAGVEVGSVLPITSYYPSSGGCSEKLDVFIGCVDTTTAKGVHGLDYEGEDIRVQVMSREVAYQLVKDGVFENGATIIALQWLQLNYQELQSEWID
- a CDS encoding DUF1249 family protein, with the protein product MPNIAVKKPYHVDLAELMRVYETNYAKLNALLPVAHEVGDVRCYQAVNMVYQLTVNEVTKYTTLIDICQSDAMPVFPLPKMSVRLYHDARVAEVCASGDFSRVKAKYDYPNTKLLQKDEKFQLNKFLGEWLTFCLKTGLSRSPITF